Proteins encoded by one window of Bacillota bacterium LX-D:
- a CDS encoding ArsJ-associated glyceraldehyde-3-phosphate dehydrogenase yields MKVKVGINGFGRIGRLVYRAALGHPEIEVVAINDLTSPETNAHLLKYDSIHGTLQADVKAKEGAIVVNGKEVKVFAEKDPANLPWGQEGVDIVVESTGLFTDANKANAHLKGGAKKVIISAPGKNEDVTIVMGVNQEKYDPKAHHIVSNASCTTNCLAPVAKVIQQQFGIRRGLMTTVHAFTNDQRILDQAHKDLRRARTAGASIIPTTTGAAKAVALVLPELKGKLNGFAMRVPTPNVSVVDLVVELEKQTSVEEINQALKAASEGELKGILGYSEEPLVSKDYNGDNNSSIVDALSTMVMDGNLAKIIAWYDNEWGYSMRVVDLTAYMAKKGF; encoded by the coding sequence AGTATATAGAGCAGCTTTGGGTCATCCCGAGATAGAAGTAGTTGCTATTAATGATTTAACCAGCCCGGAAACTAATGCCCATCTATTAAAATATGATTCTATACACGGCACTTTGCAGGCAGATGTAAAGGCTAAAGAAGGGGCCATTGTTGTTAACGGGAAGGAAGTTAAAGTCTTTGCTGAAAAAGACCCGGCAAACCTTCCTTGGGGTCAAGAAGGGGTAGATATTGTTGTTGAATCGACAGGCCTTTTTACTGATGCTAATAAAGCAAATGCCCACCTTAAAGGAGGAGCTAAAAAAGTCATTATTTCCGCTCCCGGCAAAAATGAAGATGTAACCATTGTTATGGGAGTTAACCAGGAAAAATATGACCCTAAAGCACACCATATTGTTTCCAATGCTTCTTGTACTACTAACTGCTTGGCGCCCGTAGCCAAAGTAATTCAGCAGCAGTTTGGAATACGCCGGGGTTTAATGACTACTGTCCATGCTTTTACTAATGACCAGCGTATTTTAGACCAAGCCCATAAAGATTTACGTCGGGCCAGAACTGCCGGGGCTTCTATTATTCCTACTACAACCGGGGCAGCTAAAGCAGTTGCTTTAGTCTTACCAGAGTTAAAAGGTAAACTAAACGGTTTTGCTATGCGGGTGCCGACGCCAAATGTTTCTGTGGTGGATTTAGTTGTGGAACTGGAAAAGCAAACTTCAGTAGAAGAAATTAACCAAGCTCTTAAAGCAGCTTCCGAGGGAGAATTAAAAGGCATTTTAGGTTATTCCGAAGAGCCTCTAGTTTCGAAAGATTACAATGGCGACAATAATTCTTCAATTGTTGATGCTTTATCTACTATGGTTATGGATGGCAATTTGGCTAAAATAATTGCTTGGTATGATAACGAGTGGGGTTATTCCATGCGGGTTGTAGACCTGACTGCCTATATGGCTAAAAAAGGATTTTAA